From the genome of Pseudoliparis swirei isolate HS2019 ecotype Mariana Trench chromosome 10, NWPU_hadal_v1, whole genome shotgun sequence, one region includes:
- the LOC130200347 gene encoding uncharacterized protein LOC130200347, translating into MWSLTIFPRMLASITRATVDLRTKKSMAKVERRLARERQEATENHEAIPSTSGTSPTKKLRSRSGLPIAGSGPVLPALGIICQKKEKFVNRAGKRQRDTLSKAETLTAGQLQKAAELKEDQSILLHIQDKDCVALDVQYHKGCYNQYTGFLMRPEKPEKEQNEPTFDVSDKIFCERIIRQRLLVNQEVLRMGQLRKAFIELVKANEGLDV; encoded by the exons ATGTGGAGTTTGACGATATTCCCGAGGATGCTGGCTTCCATCACACGTGCTACCGTAGATTTACGGACAAAAAAATCCATGGCAAAGGTGGAAAGACGTCTCGCACGTGAGAGACAAGAAGCGACGGAAAACCACGAGGCCATTCCATCGACTTCTGGCACGAGTCCAACAAAGAAACTGCGATCCAGGTCAGGGCTGCCAATCGCAGGCTCTGGCCCCGTTCTTCCTGCCCTGGGCATaatttgccaaaaaaaggagaagttcGTCAACCGAGCAGGCAAACGACAAAGGGATACTCTGTCAAAGGCTGAAACATTAacagcag gcCAATTGCAGAAAGCTGCCGAGTTGAAGGAGGACCAAAGTATTCTTTTGCATATACAAGACAAAGACTGTGTGGCTCTGGATGTGCAGTACCACAAAGGCTGTTATAATCAGTACACCGGGTTTTTGATGAGGCCTGAAAAACCAGAGAAAGAACA GAATGAGCCCACGTTTGATGTCAGCGATAAGATATTCTGTGAAAGGATCATTCGCCAAAGGCTGCTTGTCAACCAAGAGGTGCTGAGAATGGGCCAGCTGAGGAAGGCCTTCATTGAACTGGTGAAAGCAAATGAAGGTCTTGATGTGTGA